A part of Ancylomarina subtilis genomic DNA contains:
- a CDS encoding 4'-phosphopantetheinyl transferase family protein: MKIYIVEITPKLLQSMCQVLDVLSPIEKTEIALIGNNQLKMSIVVSKVLKRYLLSEYCDFGILPAYWEFEKTIENKPYTVNSIYESKLFFNVSHCEDIFAIAISSKDEVGLDIESYHYKIDDRLAQTVFTDSEIVKLQRSSILSKQMHYLRLWTIKEAYAKYLGLGIGLDFKGLDIVGRSESYYAAMYNNKVQPNHIYNKTICFSGKSYALSVTHKEINLNQTPHIIEFDSRRLMKLLSK, encoded by the coding sequence ATGAAGATTTACATCGTAGAAATAACTCCAAAATTGCTTCAATCTATGTGTCAGGTTTTGGATGTTTTATCACCGATTGAAAAAACAGAGATCGCATTAATCGGGAATAATCAATTGAAAATGAGTATTGTTGTGTCAAAGGTTTTAAAAAGATATCTACTCTCAGAGTACTGTGATTTTGGAATATTACCTGCATACTGGGAGTTTGAAAAAACGATTGAAAATAAACCATACACAGTTAATTCCATTTATGAATCCAAACTGTTTTTTAATGTTTCGCATTGCGAAGATATTTTTGCGATAGCAATTTCCTCTAAAGATGAAGTTGGCCTGGATATAGAATCCTACCATTATAAAATTGATGACCGTCTTGCACAAACTGTATTTACTGATAGCGAAATAGTAAAATTGCAGCGAAGCAGCATATTGTCAAAACAGATGCATTATTTGCGTCTGTGGACCATCAAGGAAGCCTATGCTAAATACCTGGGACTGGGAATTGGTCTCGACTTTAAAGGTCTCGATATTGTTGGTCGATCTGAGTCATACTATGCAGCGATGTACAATAATAAAGTTCAGCCTAATCACATTTACAATAAAACAATTTGTTTCTCTGGCAAAAGTTATGCCTTGTCAGTAACTCATAAGGAGATAAACCTAAATCAAACCCCACATATTATTGAGTTCGATAGTCGTCGTTTAATGAAGCTATTATCTAAATAA